In the genome of Xenopus tropicalis strain Nigerian chromosome 10, UCB_Xtro_10.0, whole genome shotgun sequence, the window TATGCCCCTCCCAGAGTATTGCCCCTATCCCTCTGCCCCCAGAACTGTATGTGTGATGATAGCAGCGCCCCCTGTGCCCTTCCCAGAGTATTGcccctatccctctgccccagaactgtatgtgtgagatagcagcgccccctgtgcccttcccagagtattgccccctatccctctgccccaggactgtatgtgtgagatagcagcgccccctgtgcccttcccagagtattgcccctatccctctgccccagaactgtatgtgtgagatagcAGCGCCCCTGTGCCACTTCCCAGAGTATTGCCCCTTCCTCTGCCCCAGgaactgtatgtgtgagatagcAGCGCCCCCTGTGCCGCTTCCCAGAGTATTGcccctatccctctgccccagactgtatgtgtgagatagcaagcgccccctgtgcccttccagagtattgcccctatccctctgccccagaactgtatgtgagatagcagcgccccctgtgcccttcccagagtattgcccctatccctctgccccagaaCTGTATGTGTAGATAGCAGCGCCCCCTGTGCCCTTCCCAGAGTATTGcccctatccctctgccccagaactgtatgtgtgagatagcGCGCACCCCTGTGCCCTTCCAGAGTATTGCCCCTATCCTTGCCCCagaactgtatgtgtgagatagcgccccctgtgcccttcccagagtattgcccctatccctctgccccagaactgtatgtgtgagatagcagcgccccctgtgcccttcccagagtattgcccctatccctctgccccagaaactgtatgtgtgagatagcagcgccccctgtgcccttcccagagtattgcccctatccctctgccccagaactgtatgtgtgagatagcagcgcccctgtgcccttcccagagtattgcccctcacctctgccccagaactgtatgtgtgagatagcAGCGCCCCCCTGTGCCCTTCCCAGAAGTATTGCCCCTCATCCTCTGCCCAGAACTGGTATGTGTTGAGATAGCAGCGCCCACCTGTGCCCTTCCCAGAGTATTGcccctatccctctgccccagaactgtatgtgtgagatagcagcgccccctgtgcccttcccagagtattgcccctatccctctgccccaggactgtatgtgtgagatagcagcgcccctgtgcccttcccagagtatgcccctatccctctgccccaggaactgtatgtgtgagatagcagccccctgtgcccttccagagtattgcccctatccctctgccccagaactgtatgtgtgagatagcagcgcccccccttcccagagtattgcccctatccctctgccccagaactgtatgtgtgagatagcagcgccccctgtgcccttcccagagtattgcccctatccctctgccccagaactgtatgtgtgagatagcGCCGCCCCGTGCCCTTCCCAGAGTATTGcccctatccctctgccccagaactgtatgtgtgagatagcGCCCCCTGTGCCTTCCCAGAGTATTGCCCTATCCCTCTGCCCAGGactgtatgtgtgagatagcAGCGCCCCTGTGCCCTTCCCAGAGTATTGCCCCTGCACCTCTGCCCCagaactgtatgtgtgagatagcagcgccccctgtgcccttcccagagtattgcccctatccctctgccccagaactgtatgtgtgagatagcagcgccccttcccagagtattgcccctatccctctgccccagaactgtatgtgtgagatagcagcgccccctatgcccttcccagagtattgcccctatccctctgccccagaactgtatgtgtgagatagcagcgccccctgtgcccttcccagagtattgcccctatccctctgccccagaactgtatgtgtgagatagcgccccctgtgcccttcccagagtattgcccctatccctctgccccagaactgtatgtgtgagatagcagcgccccctgtgcccttcccagagtattgcccctatccctctgccccagaactgtatgtgtgagatagcagcgccccctatgcccttcccagagtattgcccctatccctctgccccagaactgtatgtgtgagatagcgccccctgtgcccttcccagagtattgcccctatccctctgccccaggactgtatgtgtgagatagcAGCGCCCCCTGTGCCCTTCCCAGAGTATTGCCCCTGCACCTCTGCCCCagaactgtatgtgtgagatagcagcgccccctgtgcccttcccagagtattgcccctatccctctgccccagaaactgtatgtgtgagatagcagcgccccctatgcccttcccagagtattgcccctatccctctgccccagaactgtatgtgtgagatagcagcgccccctatgcccttcccagagtattgcccctatccctctgccccagaactgtatgtgtgagatagcagcgccccctatgcccttcccagagtattgcccctatccctctgccccagaactgtatgtgtgagatagcagcgccccctgtgcccttcccagagtattgcccctatccctctgccccagaactgtatgtgtgagatagcgcccccctgtgcccttcccagagtattgcccctatccctctgccccagaactgtatgtgtgagatagcagcgccccctgtgcccttcccagagtattgcccctatccctctgccccagaactgtatgtgtgagatagcagcgccccctatgcccttcccagagtattgcccctatccctctgccccagaactgtatgtgtgagatagcagcgccccctatgcccttcccagagtattgcccctatccctctgccccagaactgtatgtgtgagataTCAGCGCCCCCTGTGCCCTTCCCAGAGCATTGCACCTTGGCCTGTGTGACACTGGACTCGGTTCTGAGTGTGAGCCTTTTGTAcagaaactcccagcacccagttgtgttcttttcctttattataaataaatacagtgagaCACACAGAATCCTTGGCTAATCTCATGGGGGAGCGAGTAGCACCGAGCGCCGAGTTCCTAGGCACCGCCTCCAGCAGGGGGTTACGGGACAGGCACCGCCTCCAGCAGGGGGTTACGGGACAGGCACCGCCTCCGGCGGGGGGTTACGGGACGGGCACCGCCTCCGGCGGGGGGTTACGGGACGGGCACCGCCTCCGGCGGGGGGTTACGGGACGGGCACCGCCTCCGGCGGGGGGTTACGGGACGGGCACCGCCTCCGGCGGGGGGTTACGGGACGGGCACCGCCTCCGGCGGGGGGTTACGGGACGGGCACCGCCTCCGGCGGGGGGTTACGGGACGGGCACCGCCTCCAGCGGGGGGTTACGGGACAGTGGGGCAAATACAAATCCTATGACGGGGCAGAGACACTGGTATAATCAGTCAGAGGGGTTACTTGGCcttgtcatgggggggggggtgacatttCATTGGTCAGTGCAGtattaaaggcaaagttaaaTGTTAGTACATTATGGGATGCCCAGTTGTTTGCAacttttcatttctgtttccagatgagggtcactgaccccggcacccaAATCCTTATCTTTCCTCTCATATTTATTCTcaccgctgcctggttgcaagggaaaactggaccctagcaaccgtaTACAGCAGCTGGAATTCCAGCCTGGGACATTATAAaactgaccaattgcaaattgtctcagaatatccccgGCTGCGCCATAGTAACGGGCGGATCCGATTGGTGCCAGTGGGGCTTATTCTCCTACAGGGCAGCTCCGCGGAACGAGGGGCAGTTTAGTAGCAGAGCAGGGGGTTGGCCGTTTGGGCacattcccagcatccttcactCACACCCCTCCCCCCTTATGTACATTCAGAGAGCACCCTGGGAACAGCCTTTGGGCTACTGCGATTGGCTATAGAGCCCCAATATCCCCCAATAGGAACTAGAAtagctattaaaggggaagttcagttCTTGGGTCAGTGCCGTTACTGCTGATGTCACAATGAGCATCGCCCCTATTGGCTGGCAATATGATTAACATTATGTAAACGAGGTAAGAAGGGGCGGGGCAAGTGCAGTTGCCGGAAATATGAAGAAATTCATTGGCAGATTCTGATTTCAGCACCCGGACTGTATAGATggttgaacttcccctttaatagtgcAGATCCGGTGCAATACTGCCCCCTATGTACGGGGCAAATGTGAGGGTCCGTGGCTACAGTGCCACTGCCTGGGGCAGATCCAGCGCCGGTGCAATACTGCCCCCTATGTACGGGGCAAATGTGAGGGTCTGTGGCTACAGTGCCACTGCCTGGGGCAGATCCAGCGCCGGTGCAATACTGCCCCCTATGTACGGGGCAAATGTGAGGGTCTGTGGCTACAGTGCCACTGCCTGGGGCAGATCCGGTGCAATACTGCCCCCTATGTACGGGGCAAATGTGAGGGTCCGTGGCTACAGTGCCACTGCCTGGGGCAGATCCGGTGCAATACTGCCCCCTATGTACGGGGCAAATGTGAGGGTCCGTGGCTACAGTGCCACTGCCTGGGGCAGATCCAGCGCCGGTGCAATACTGCCCCCTATGTACGGGGCAAATGTGAGGGTCCGTGGCTACAGTGCCACTGCCTGGGGCAGATCCGGTGCAATACTGCCCCCTATGTACGGGGCAAATGTGAGGGTCCGTGGCTACAGTGCCACTGCCTGGGGCAGATCCAGCGCCGGTGCAATACTGCCCCCTATGTACGGGGCAAATGTGAGGGTCCGTGGCTACAGTGCCACTGCCTGGGGCAGATCCAGCCTTAGTAATGCCCCCTGTGGGCACACGTGCCGGACATGTTGGGTAGAAGCAGCCTGCGCCCCGTATCCAGCAGGTACTAAGGTTGGTCTGTTGCCCCGTTGGGGGGCAGAAGCTCGTGCTCCACCAGTACTTGCCCCCCGTCCGACGCCAGGGGCCGCATGCGCAGGTTCAAGGAGCCGTAGGTTTTCCTGGGCCCCCGGGCGGCGGGGAATTGTTTCCGATGGTAAAGTTCCCCTTTGCAGATGGAGACCATGAGCAGCAGGGAGAGCAGGGTGCCCCCCAGGGTGAGCAGCCCCAGGCCGGCAATGATGCACCTATCCAGGTGGGTGCCCAAGCGGGCATAGTAATGCTCCAGCCGCTCCATCTCGCGGGCACTCACAGTCTCGGGGCTCACCCGCACCTCCCGGGGGATCATGTAAGCCACGCCCACTAGGATTATACCACTGACCAATAGGATGAGGGAGCAGATGAACCCATAATCTACAGAATGGGGGGGTGCCGGGGGGGCCTGACTGTCCTCTGAGTGAGGAGATGTATCGCCTGTGCCCAGATGCCCCCTCGGCTCGGGCCGGCTCTCGTGGAGATGCCCCAAATCATCTTCACAGGCGGAGTCTGCGGGTTCCTCGTAGGCGGGGTTCTCGAATCCTCTGCTTTCCTCCCCAGGGGGCGCCCTGATTCCATGCCCGGCGGGCACCGTCCTCAGCTCTAGGGACTCTGCATGATCCATTGGCTGAACATTCTGTGCCCAGGGCAGCACATGGCACGGGAGCTGGGGGCAAACGAGAGAGATAGCGAGTAAGGGACAATGCCAGCTTGTGCCCCCCCTGCCTAATAATAACCCTGAGAGATAGCGGGTAAGGGCCAATGCCAGCTTGTGCCCCCCCTGCCTAATAATAACCCCGAGAGATAGCGGGTAAGGGCCAATGCCAGCTTGTGCCCCCCCCGCCTAATAATAACCCTGAGAGATAGCGGGTAAGGGCCAATGCCAGCTTGTGCCCCCCCTGCCTAATAATAACCCCGAGAGATAGCGGGTAAGGGACAATGCCAGCTTGTGCCCCCCCTGCCTAATAATAACCCTGAGAGATAGCGGGTAAGGGCCAATGCCAGTTTGTGCCCCCCCTGCCTAATAATAACCCTGAGAGATAGCGGGTAAGGGCCAATGCCAGCTTGTGCCCCCCCTGCCTAATAATAACCCCGAGAGATAGCGGGTAAGGGCCAATGCCAGTTAGTGCCCCCCTGCCTAATAATAACCCTGAGAGATAGCGAGTAAGGGACAATGCCAGTTTGTGCCCCCCCTGCCTAATAATAACCCTGAGAGATAGCGGGTAAGGGCCAATGCCAGTTTGTGCCCCCCTGCCTAATAATAACCCTGAGAGATAGCGGGTAAGGGCCAATGCCAGTTTGTGCCCCCCTGCCTAATAATAACCCTGAGAGATAGAGGGTAAGGGCCAATGCCAGCTTGTGCCCCCCTGCCTAATAATAACCCTGAGAGATAGCGGGTAAGGGCCAATGCCAGCTTGTGCCCCCCCTGCCTAATAATAACCCTGAGAGATAGCGGGTAAGGGCCAATGCCAGTTTGTGCCCCCCCACCTAATAATAACCCAGAGAGATAGCGGGTAACGGCCAATGCCAGCTTGTGCCCCCCCCCGCCTAATAACCCTGAGAGATAGCGGGTAAGGGCCAATGCCAGCTTGTGCCCCCCTGCCTAATAATAACCCTGAGAGATAGCGGGTAAGGGACAATGCCAGCTTGTGCCCCCCTGCCTAATAATAACCCTGAGAGATAGCGGGTAAGGGACAATGCCAGTTTGTGCCCCCCCTGCCTAATAATAACCCCGAGAGATAGTGGGTAAGGGCCAATGCCAGCTTGTGCCCCCCCTGCCTAATAATAACCCCGAGAGATAGTGGGTAAGGGACAATGCCAGTTTGTGCCCCCCCCTGCCTAATAATAACCCCGAGAGATAGTGGGTAAGGGCCAATGCCAGCTTGTGCCCCCCCTGCCTAATAATAACCCTGGCATGGCCCCCCACAAGCCTAATGATACCAGTACCTGCCCCCCTATAATAATATCCCTGGTACCTGCCCCCCTATAATAATATCCCCGGTACCTGCCCCCCTATAATAATATCCCCAGTACCTGTCCCCCTATAATAATATCCCCGGTACCTGCCCCCCTATAATAATATCCCCGGTACCTGCCCCCCTATAATAATAACCCCGGTACCTGCCCCCCTATAATAATAACCCCGGTACCTGCCCCCCTATAATAATATCCCCGGTACCTGCCCCCCTATAATAATATCCCCGGTACCTGCCCCCCTATAATAATATCCCCGGTACCTGCCCCCCTATAATAATATCCCCGGTACCTGCCCCCCTATAATAATATCCCCGGTACCTGCCCCCCTATAATAATATCCCCGGTACCTGCCCCCTATAATAATAACCCCGGTACCTGCCCCCCTATAATAATATCCCCGGTACCTGCCCCCCTATAATAATATCCCCGGTACCTGCCCCCCTATAATAATATCCCCGGTACCTGCCCCCCTATAATAATATCCCCGGTACCTGCCCCCCTATAATAATATCCCCGGTACCTGCCCCCCTATAATAATATCCCCGGTACCTGCCCCCCTATAATAATAACCCCGGTACCTGCCCCCTATAATAATATCCCCGGTACCTGCCCCCCTATAATAATATCCCCGGTACCTGCCCCCCTATAATAATATCCCCGGTACCTGCCCCCTATAATAATATCCCCGGTACCTGCCCCCCTATAATAATATCCCCGGTACCTGCCCCCCTATAATAATATCCCCGGTACCTTCCCCCCTATAATAATATCCCCGGTACCTGCCCCCCTATAATAATGGAGACAATAATAACAGAGGGAGGGGTTTGGGCCCCGGTGTAACTGGGGGGGACAAACACAAGAATCACTCACGGACCCCCCAATACCTCACTCTCCTCTCCCTGCGATGCTTTGGGTTTGGCCCGAACCCCAGATCCGCCCGTCCGCACGGAAATCAGCAGCTACCGGGCCGGGACCGTCATCTGTATCGTCTGGGAGTCACTACAGCGCCACCTACCGGCCAATACACATACCTACTGATTCACTGGGAGCGCCACCTACCGGCCAATACACATACCTACTGATTCACTGGGAGCGCAGCGGGGTGTGAGCGCCACCTACCGGCCAATACACATACCTACTGATTCACTGGGAGCGCAGCGGGGTGTGAGCGCCACCTACCGGCCAATACACATACCTACTGATTCACTGGGAGCGCAGCGGGGTGTGAGCGCCACCTACCGGCCAATACACATACCTACTGATTCACTGGGAGCGCAGCAGGGTGTGAGCGCCACCTACCGGCCAATACACATACCTACTGATTCACTGGGAGCGCAGCAGGGTGTGAGCGCCACCTACCGGCCAATACACATACCTACTGATTCACTGGGAGCGCAGCAGGGTGTGAGCGCCACCTACCGGCCAATACACATACCTACTGATTCACTGGGAGCGCAGCAGGGTGTGAGCGCCACCTACCGGCCAATACACATACCTACTGATTCACTGGGAGCGCAGCAGGGTGTGAGCGCCACCTACCGGCCAATACACATACCTACTGATTCACTGGGAGCGCCACCTACCGGCCAATACACATACCTACTGATTCACTGGGAGCGCAGCAGGGTGTGAGCGCCACCTACCGGCTACTGGATGTTCCCACAAGGCAATGAGCCCAAACACAGTGTGAaagctacaaaggcatttatgggggggggggcagaatactgTGGCAcagtcacaccccccccccccccgaatatcATGGAAATCTATGGGCTGATTTGCAGCAGTCTGTCCTTGCTCGGCAGCCGTCACATGGAACTGGGGGGAGTCTGTTTGGGCAGTGATTGGGCAGAAATACCCCCATCCAGGGCTATAGGGGGGcctaggggccacactgtgtattTTCTGTTCATCCAATAAACGGCTGAAATCCTGCTGTTCCCATAGGGCAgggtatatattaaaggggaggtGCTACTGCGAGAGCCCAGCCAATGAGAAACTGAACCCCAAAGCATTAAGGGGGTTCCCAGACTTTTCCATATGAGCCCGAAGTGCGACCCATTTAGAACTGGGGCAGGGGGCGCCGCTCAGGACTGGGACCCGGACCGGACAGATCACTGTTGGGTTCTGGGTCGGACGGTTCTGCCCCTAAGTTTCATCTCCCCCCCTTAGTCTAGTGATCCAGTCTCAGAACTGGTTCTGGGGGGTCGCTGCCCCAGTTCTGCTAATATAGTATAAATGTTGGGAACATTTAGCAGAACTCGGGTTTGCGGTGCTGCAGCCCAAATGGAACACGACAGAACCAGAAACTTCATTTAAATGAGTATTTACAGCAAGTGTGTCGTCTGGGCCCCCCCAGtaaggttacaggtatatagaaacattggggtaacagtcaccccgctatagttccaggggtacccagggcacaaataagcactcaccccaaatccccccctaactggccttcaggctgggcccccttagcccataacaaggttacagatatatagaaacattggggtaacagtcaccccgctatagttccaggggtacccagggcacaaataagcactcaccccaaatccccccctaactggccttcaggctgagcccccttagcccataacaaggttacagatatatagaaacattggggtaacagtcaccccgc includes:
- the tmem74b gene encoding transmembrane protein 74B, with product MDHAESLELRTVPAGHGIRAPPGEESRGFENPAYEEPADSACEDDLGHLHESRPEPRGHLGTGDTSPHSEDSQAPPAPPHSVDYGFICSLILLVSGIILVGVAYMIPREVRVSPETVSAREMERLEHYYARLGTHLDRCIIAGLGLLTLGGTLLSLLLMVSICKGELYHRKQFPAARGPRKTYGSLNLRMRPLASDGGQVLVEHELLPPNGATDQP